The sequence CAGGCTCAGGAAGAACAGCGGCACGAGCGCGGCGAGCAGCACGAGGCCGGACACCCAGTCGAACGAGAACAGCGCGATCGCGGTGAACGCCATGTAGAGCGCGCCCTGCACGAGCTGGTTGATGCCGCCGTTGAGGAGCTCGCGGATCGAGTCGAGGTCGCTCGTCTGGCGGGAGATGATCCGGCCGGACGTGTACGTCTCGTGGAACTCCAGGCTCAGCTTCTGCGTGTGCAGGAACATGCGCTTGCGGAGGTCGATGAGGATCTCCTGCGCGATGCGCGCCGACATCACCTGGTACTTCGCGACGAGCACGGCCCCCGTGATCGCCACCAGGACGTAGGCGCCGATCACGAGCGCGAGGCCCGTGAAGTCGCCGGTGTCCAGGAGCGCCGGGAGCGCGCGGTCGAGGCCGATGCCGATGAGGGCGGGCCCGGCGACGTTCGCCGCGGTCGCGACGAGGATCGTCACGGCCGTGAGGATCAGCGTCTGCTTGACGGGCTGGACGGTGCTGACGAGCAGCCGCGTCGACCGCCGGCGGATCTGCTTGCTCTCGGCGCGGGAGAAGTCGTCCCTCTCCTCGCCGGTGACCCCGGTGACGCTCATGCTGAGGCCTCCTCGCGCACGGTGTTCCCTTCCACGTCCAGGCTCGAGATGACGAACCGGTAGTGCTCGCTCGTGGCGAGCAGGTCGGTGTGCCGGCCGACCGCCGTGATGCGGCCGTCCTGCATGAGCGCCACCCGATCCGCGAGCATCACGGTCGAGGGGCGGTGCGCCACGATCAGCGCGGTGGTGGACGCGAGCACGCGGCGCAGCGCCGCCTCGACGAGCGCCTCCGTGTCGACGTCGAGCGCCGACAGCGGGTCGTCGAGGACGAGCACGTCCGGCGCCGCGGCGACGGCGCGCGCCAGGGCGAGCCGCTGGCGCTGGCCGCCGGAGAGGCTGAGCCCCTCCTCGCCCACGGTCGTCTCGACGGCGTCGGGCAGGTCGCGCACGAAGCCGGCCTGCGCGATGTCGAGCGCCTCCTGCAGCACGCGCTCCGCCTCCGGCCCGCCGTCGGCGAGGTCCGGCCGGCCGAGCAGCACGTTGTCGCGGACGCTCGAGGAGAACAGCGTCGCGTCCTCGAAGGCCATGGCGATCCGGCTGCGCAGCTCGTCCAGCCGCAGGTCGCGGATGTCCACGCCGTCGAGCTCGATGCTGCCGCCGGTCACGTCGTACAGCCGGGTCGTGAGCGCGGTGAGGGTGGACTTGCCGCAGCCGGTGACGCCGACGAGCGCCATGGTCTCCCCCGGCTGCAGGTCGAGGTCCACGCCGTCGACGAGGTCGGCCTGGTCGCCGGCCGCGTCCTGGTACCGGAAGCGGGCGCCCCGGAAGACGAGGTGGCCCCGGGGCTCGGCGATGCGCGCGGGCTCGTCCGGATCCGTGATGTCGTCCTCCTCGTCCATCACCTCGAAGTAGCGGTCGATGGCCGTGCGCGCGTCGAAGGTCATCGAGAGCAGGAAGCCGATCGACTCGATCGGCCAGCGCAGCACCGCCGCGGTCGCGAAGAACGCGACGAGGTCGCCCACCGAGATCTCCCCGGCCGACGCGAGCAGCACGCCGCCGAGCAGCGCGAGCGCGAAGGTCAGGTCGGGCACGAGCAGCAGCCACAGCCAGATGCCCGCGATGGCCTTCGCCTTCTTGATCTCGGTGCCGCGCAGCTCCTCCGCCTGCTCGGCGAAGGCGTCGTGCATGTGCTTGCCGCGCCCGAAGGCCTTGAGCACGCGGATCCCGTGCACCGACTGCTCGACGCTGGTCGCGAGGTCGCCCGACTGGTCCTGGCTGAGCCGCGCGACCGAGGAGTACTTCTGCTCGAAGAGGTAGCCGTACACCCACAGCGGGATGGAGCAGACGAGGAAGCCGAGCCCGAGCCGCCAGTCGATGGAGACGAGGAAGCCGATGCCCACGAGGATCGTGAGGATGTTGACCACGAACAGCACCAGGCCGAACGCCATCCACCGGCGGATGAGGTTCAGGTCGCTTACCATGCGCGACAGCAGCTGCCCGCTCTGCCACCGGTCGTGGAACGCCACCGGGAGCCGCTGCAGCTTCCGGTAGAACGAGTTCCGCATGTCCGCCTCCATGAGCGTGCCGGGCTTCAGCACGAACCAGCGGCGGAGGGCGATCATCGCGGCCTCGAGGATCCCGAGGCCGAGGATGAGGAGCACGGCGGGTACGACGGCGGCGGAGTCGCCGTCGCCGAGGGGGCCGTCGACGAGGCCGCGGAGCACCTGCGGGATCACGAGCGAGAGCAGCGATCCGACGAGCGCGACCACCATCCCCGCGATGATGCTCGGCATGGCCGGGCGCGCGAACGGCAGGAGCCGCATGAGCACGGCGACGGTCCCGGGGCGGGGACCGTGCCGGTCGGAGGCCGCCGGGTCAGGCGATGCGGGCGGGGAGGTGGACACGTGTGATTCCTTCGGTAGACCCGGCCGATGCGCGGCCGGGCGTGCGGTGAGGCCGCGCGCGTCGGGACGCGGGCGGCGGAGGTTCGTGGGCGGGAGGTGCCGACGCAGGCGGGGGACGCCAGCGCCGATCGACGGCGGACGCCTGAGCTCCTGCGCTCGTGGGGTGGGAGTGGACGGGGCGACGGCATCGTCGGATGCCGCGCCCGGAAGGGCGGCCCGCTCGCCGGGACGACGGGCGTGGAACGGACGCCGGAGCGCCGGCTGGGCCCGTCTAGCGGGCGCGGCCGGGGAACGCGGGAGCGAGGCGCGGGGACGCGGCGCCGATGATCGAGGTCGTGCGTGCGTCTGTCGTCGATGTCGTGGTCATGACACCCTCCCTGGCTGCGTATGCGATTCACGTCTGGGCCGCACCGTTGGACCACCGGGGTGGCCGCGCCAGGCAGCCTTTCAGGATAGGGAGCGGAGGAGGGCACGCACAAGGGCCCGGCCCGCATCCGAGGATGCGAGCCGGGCCCAGGTCGATCGTGGACGCGTCAGCCGATGCGCACCGACAGGCACGTGACGCAGCCCTCGAGCTTCTCGAACTCGCTGACGTCCACCTGCACGATCTCGTAGCCGAGACCCCGGAGCAGCTCGGCGGTGCGCGGCGCCGCGGCGGAGATGAGGAGCGTGTCCTCGTCGAGCGCGACGACCGCGGCGCCCTCCGCCTCCGGCACCGCGAGGAAGGACGGGAACAGACTCGGCTCGTCGACGTGCGGCTCGTAGCCGATCACCGTGCCGTCGGGCAGAGCCGTCACCTGCGACTTGAGGTGCAGCGTCCGGCTCACCGGCACGCCGACGACGCGGTACCCGAGCGGACGGGCGATCTCCCGCAGCCGCCGGATGCCCGCGGCGTTGGTCCGGGTGCTGGCACCCACGTAGATCGTGCGGCCCACCTCGAGGACGTCACCGCCGTCGATGGTGGCGGGCAGGTCGATGGAGGCCACCGTCAGGTCCAGCTCCTCGAGGGCCCGCTCGACGCCGGTGCGCTCCCCGCGCCGGGAGTCGGCACCGGAGGTGAGCAGCACGGCGGTGTCACCGAGGACGAGGACCGCGTCCTCGACGAAGACGGAATCGGGGTGGTCGTCGGCCGGCGGCACCTCTCTCGTGGACCACCCGTGCTCCTCGAGGGCGAGCACGTACCGCTCCCACTGCTGATCCGCGAGCTCGGCGTCGACGGCCTGGCACTCCCGGTGCGTCAGCTCCCCCTCGACCAGCCGCGAGGACGGGATGCGCACGAGGGCGACGCGCTCGCGCGGCGAGGCGTCCGGGCTCCCCGCCAACCGGATCCACAGGCGCCGGCCCAGGAGGACCGAAGCGAGGGACACCCCGAGGACGAACATGAGGTTGAGGCCGAGCAGCGTCTCCAGCAGCGGGCCCACGATGTCGCCTGTCACGGTCGCACCCTGTCCGAGCGCGCCGATCAGGCTGCCCACGAGCGCGCCGATGACGGCCGCTGCCACGGACCCGACGATGGTCGTCCACAGGCGCCGGTAGAACCCCGCGCCGGCGAGGGCCGCGAGGAGGACGAACGCGACGAGGGTGTGCACCGTCCAGTAGTCGAGGAGCGTCACGAGGACGGCCGCCCCCGGCTGGTTCGCGCTGAAGAGCGTCAGGACGCTGAAGAGGAGACCCAGGATCGCCGAGACCCCAGCGGCGACGAGGGCGGCCGAGAGCGCCCGGGCGAACGGCGTGCCGGTGGCACCGGAGCGCGAGGAGCGGACCGGGTTCCCGGGGGAGCTCACCGGTCGCGTCACTCGCGTCCCGCTCTCGGAGTGCTCCGTGCGCCCGTCGATGACGTCGGGCTGGTCGGACAGGTCGGATGTGCGGTCGTTCTCACGGGGATCGGTCACGACCCACGACCATAACGGCCACCTCGATGAACGCCATGTGAGGGGGCTGAGTGGAGCGGCACAGCGGCGGGGACCCGCGTCGATGGACCTCCGCGGAGATGCCTGCGCGCCATGCGGGGACGGACGGCGAGAATGTGACGCCAGCCGCAGTGGACACCAGCAACACCGGCACGAAGGACGGGGGCCATGTGATGGACCATCAGCGCTGTGGGCCTCTGTTCCGGGTCGAGGACCCGGATCGACCACGCACCAGGCACGATGAACGTCAATCCAGGCAAAAGCAGGACGCGCCGGCTCTGGCGCCTCAGCAGCATGCCGTCTTCGCAGCTGGACCCGGGCATGGGCGTTAACGCAGAAAGGCCCGCCGCACGAAGTGCGACGGGCCTCCCCAATCAATCAAGTTAAGTCCGGCGGTGTCCTACTCTCCCACAGGGTCCCCCCTGCAGTACCATCGGCGCTGAGAGTCTTAGCTTCCGGGTTCGGAATGTAACCGGGCGTTTCCCTCTCGCTATGGCCGCCGAAACACCTCATACACACCCCGCAGGGCATGAAATCTGTGATGAATCGACCAGTCAAGCTGGTTGTTCAATTGATGCCCGACCGTATATCGGGAACCACATAGTGGACGCAAGCAAAGTGTTTTCAAGATATCGGCTTATTAGTACAGGTCAGCTCCACGAGTCTTTAGTCCTCGCTTCCACATCCTGCCTATCAACCCGGTAGTCTAGCCGGGAGCCTTCACCCTGAAAGGGATGGAAATCTCATCTCGAAGCCGGCTTCCCGCTTAGATGCTTTCAGCGGTTATCCGTTCCGAACGTAGCTAATCAGCGGTGCTCCTGGCGGAACAACTGACACACCAGAGGTTCGTCCATCCCGGTCCTCTCGTACTAGGGATAGATCTTCTCAAATTTCCTACGCGCGCAGCGGATAGGGACCGAACTGTCTCACGACGTTCTAAACCCAGCTCGCGTACCGCTTTAATGGGCGAACAGCCCAACCCTTGGGACCTACTCCAGCCCCAGGATGCGACGAGCCGACATCGAGGTGCCAAACCATGCCGTCGATATGGACTCTTGGGCAAGATCAGCCTGTTATCCCCGAGGTACCTTTTATCCGTTGAGCGACAGCGCTTCCACAAGCCACTGCCGGATCACTAGTCCCGACTTTCGTCCCTGCTCGACTTGTCAGTCTCACAGTCAAGCTCCCTTGTGCACTTACACTCGACACCTGATTACCAACCAGGTTGAGGGAACCTTTGGGCGCCTCCGTTACTCTTTAGGAGGCAACCGCCCCAGTTAAACTACCCACCAGGCACTGTCCCTGAACCGGATTACGGTTCGAAGTTAGATATCCAGAGTGACCAGAGTGGTATTTCAACAATGACTCCACCCGAACTAGCGTCCGAGCTTCACAGTCTCCCACCTATCCTACACAAGCCACACCGAACACCAATACCAAGCTGTAGTAAAGGTCACGGGGTCTTTCCGTCCTGCTGCGCGTAACGAGCATCTTTACTCGTAGTGCAATTTCGCCGAGTTCGCGGTTGAGACAGCTGGGAAGTCGTTACGCCATTCGTGCAGGTCGGAACTTACCCGACAAGGAATTTCGCTACCTTAGGATGGTTATAGTTACCACCGCCGTTTACTGGGGCTTAAATTCTCAGCTTCGCACTTGCGTACTAACCGTTCCTCTT is a genomic window of Clavibacter capsici containing:
- the ddaH gene encoding dimethylargininase, producing MTDPRENDRTSDLSDQPDVIDGRTEHSESGTRVTRPVSSPGNPVRSSRSGATGTPFARALSAALVAAGVSAILGLLFSVLTLFSANQPGAAVLVTLLDYWTVHTLVAFVLLAALAGAGFYRRLWTTIVGSVAAAVIGALVGSLIGALGQGATVTGDIVGPLLETLLGLNLMFVLGVSLASVLLGRRLWIRLAGSPDASPRERVALVRIPSSRLVEGELTHRECQAVDAELADQQWERYVLALEEHGWSTREVPPADDHPDSVFVEDAVLVLGDTAVLLTSGADSRRGERTGVERALEELDLTVASIDLPATIDGGDVLEVGRTIYVGASTRTNAAGIRRLREIARPLGYRVVGVPVSRTLHLKSQVTALPDGTVIGYEPHVDEPSLFPSFLAVPEAEGAAVVALDEDTLLISAAAPRTAELLRGLGYEIVQVDVSEFEKLEGCVTCLSVRIG
- a CDS encoding ABC transporter ATP-binding protein, whose protein sequence is MSTSPPASPDPAASDRHGPRPGTVAVLMRLLPFARPAMPSIIAGMVVALVGSLLSLVIPQVLRGLVDGPLGDGDSAAVVPAVLLILGLGILEAAMIALRRWFVLKPGTLMEADMRNSFYRKLQRLPVAFHDRWQSGQLLSRMVSDLNLIRRWMAFGLVLFVVNILTILVGIGFLVSIDWRLGLGFLVCSIPLWVYGYLFEQKYSSVARLSQDQSGDLATSVEQSVHGIRVLKAFGRGKHMHDAFAEQAEELRGTEIKKAKAIAGIWLWLLLVPDLTFALALLGGVLLASAGEISVGDLVAFFATAAVLRWPIESIGFLLSMTFDARTAIDRYFEVMDEEDDITDPDEPARIAEPRGHLVFRGARFRYQDAAGDQADLVDGVDLDLQPGETMALVGVTGCGKSTLTALTTRLYDVTGGSIELDGVDIRDLRLDELRSRIAMAFEDATLFSSSVRDNVLLGRPDLADGGPEAERVLQEALDIAQAGFVRDLPDAVETTVGEEGLSLSGGQRQRLALARAVAAAPDVLVLDDPLSALDVDTEALVEAALRRVLASTTALIVAHRPSTVMLADRVALMQDGRITAVGRHTDLLATSEHYRFVISSLDVEGNTVREEASA